A genomic window from Nicotiana sylvestris chromosome 11, ASM39365v2, whole genome shotgun sequence includes:
- the LOC104245096 gene encoding mRNA export factor GLE1-like has protein sequence MLRIEKYNMSVMMNLILGKAKKKKRAKQMHYESKDKSHMATNLVETLGDQITVVRRDHERRSQTEKRRIRDDTAREETKRKQITLQKEKARQETIRAKTRDHEHRSQTEKGE, from the exons ATGTTGCGTATAG AGAAATATAATATGTCCGTGATGATGAATCTAATACTTGGAAaagccaaaaagaaaaagagagcaaaACAAATGCATTATGAAAGCAAAGACAAGTCTCATATGGCTACAAATCT TGTAGAAACACTTGGTGATCAAATAACTGTTGTACGAAGGGATCACGAACGCAGATCTCAAACTGAAAAAAGGAGAATACGAGATGATACAGCTCGGGAAGAAACCAAGAGAAAACAAATAActcttcaaaaagaaaaagccCGACAAGAAACGATCAGAGCAAAGACAAG GGATCACGAACACAGATCTCAAACTGAAAAAGGAGAATAA